The Brachionichthys hirsutus isolate HB-005 chromosome 1, CSIRO-AGI_Bhir_v1, whole genome shotgun sequence genome has a window encoding:
- the LOC137894121 gene encoding chromodomain Y-like protein 2: MASGDLYEVERIVDKRRNKKGKWEYLIRWKGYGSKEDTWEPEHHLLHCEEFIDQFNSLRLHSHKKQKLPKGRPETFISSHQSAAENSRARSEARKKKRTCDPAVGVRVGAVLGLGNEGSGPIQKQRKVGVGTMTYKPPPPGITHFVPPVTVSHNGIQNGEMEPVLYRTAARSHKLPLDRMEGEPGDVDAAGPPFTADHGSSLTNGKMHLHSSIKRKLVDDKGYVFDKRLRYNVRQSESTCRFRDIVVRKEEGFTHVLLSSQTTDNNALTPEIMKEVCRALGNAAADDSKLLLLSSVGTVFCSGLEPSYLMGRLSTDRRKESSRIADAVRDFVLAFIHFKKPIVVAINGPALGLGASILPLCDVVWASERAWLQTPCAALHLTPSGCSSYTFPQILGVALANEMLFCGRKLTAQEACSRGLVSQVFWPTTFNQEVMLRVKEMALCSAMVLEESKCLVRSVLISVLQEVNEKECQMLKQLWCSTKGLEALFSYLHNNSYEK; the protein is encoded by the exons GTGGAGCGGATCGTTGACAAGCGACGGAACAAGAAGGGTAAGTGGGAGTACCTGATAAGGTGGAAAGGTTATGGAAGTAAGGAGGACACATGGGAGCCCGAGCACCATTTGCTGCACTGCGAGGAATTCATTGACCAGTTCAACAGCTTGAGACTCCACtcacacaaaaagcaaaaacttcCAAAAGGACGTCCAGAGACCTTCATCTCCAGCCACCAATCTGCTGCCGAAAACTCCAGAGCTCGATCTGAGGCCcggaagaagaaaaggacaTGCGACCCAGCTGTCGGAGTAAGAGTTGGAGCTGTTCTAGGGCTTGGGAATGAAGGATCGGGCCCCATTcagaagcagaggaaggttgGTGTTGGAACCATGACCTACAAGCCTCCTCCACCTGGGATAACTCACTTTGTTCCTCCCGTGACGGTTTCTCATAATGGAATCCAAAATGGGGAGATGGAGCCGGTCCTATACAGGACAGCAGCTCGGTCACATAAACTGCCTTTGGACAGAATGGAGGGGGAACCAGGAGACGTGGACGCCGCTGGACCGCCGTTCACCGCTGACCATG GCTCGTCTCTGACCAACGGCAAGATGCATCTGCACAGCTCAATAAAGCGGAAGCTGGTCGACGACAAAGGCTACGTGTTCGACAAGCGGCTCAGGTATAACGTGCGACAGAGCGAGAGCACCTGTCGATTCCGAGACATCGTCGTCCGGAAGGAGGAAGGCTTCACGCACGTCCTGCTGTCGAGCCAGACGACGGACAACAACGCTCTGACAccagag atcATGAAGGAAGTGTGTCGAGCTCTGGGAAACGCAGCTGCTGATGACAGCAAGTTATTACTGCTCAGCTCCGTGGGGACTGTGTTCTGCAGCGGCCTGGAGCCGTCCTACCTGATGGGGCGTCTGTCCACTGACCGCAGAAAAGAGAGCAGCCGCATAGCAGATGCCGTACG GGACTTTGTCTTGGCCTTTATCCACTTCAAGAAGCCCATCGTGGTGGCGATAAACGGGCCTGCTCTGGGCTTGGGCGCCTCTATCCTGCCCCTTTGTGATGTGGTGTGGGCGAGTGAGCGGGCCTGGCTCCAAACTCCATGTGCAGCCCTCCACCTCACCCCGTCCGGATGCTCCTCGTACACCTTCCCCCAGATCCTCGGCGTAGCTCTG GCTAACGAGATGCTCTTCTGTGGAAGAAAGCTCACCGCCCAAGAAGCATGCAGTCGAGGTCTGGTGTCGCAGGTCTTCTGGCCGACGACGTTTAACCAGGAAGTGATGCTGCGCGTGAAAGAAATGGCTTTGTGCAGTGCAATG GTTCTAGAAGAATCCAAATGTCTGGTGAGGAGTGTCCTCATATCGGTTCTGCAGGAAGTCAATGAGAAGGAGTGTCAAATGCTGAAGCAGCTGTGGTGTTCAACCAAAGGGCTGGAGGCGCTCTTCAGTTACCTGCACAACAATTCCTATGAGAAGTGA